One region of Vicinamibacterales bacterium genomic DNA includes:
- a CDS encoding ABC transporter permease, translated as MSARAHLWSSDVLPELRLGLENLRAHKLRSMLTMLGMIFGVAAVVAMLSIGAGAQQEVMSFIEQLGVRNLIVEAREAPDNQTLQKTRKLSAGLSFQDLRIIQSNLDGISAASARKRFTPSKLAPKPLAGDSPAVYGVSPDYQAIANLKVASGRFFVAAETTAAAPVAVLGEAAAASLFGTDDPIGKYVKVNDQWFRVIGIAGPQLTVQSDVAGIPAQDRNNLIYVPLYSSVFRLEDGQSAQKDEIDGIYLQMRPGADVPGAAAMLRGILDVAHRGAGDFTIVSPAELLAEQRRTQRIFEMVMVAIASISLLVGGIGIMNIMLASVLERTREIGVRRAIGARQKDVVRQFLIETTIISLTGGVAGILLGVGLSQLIGVLAGWSTIVTTASIVLAFGVSVFIGIVFGLYPAVRASRLDPVKALHYE; from the coding sequence ATGTCCGCGCGCGCCCACCTCTGGTCGTCGGACGTCCTGCCCGAGCTGCGTCTTGGCCTCGAGAATCTCCGCGCCCACAAGCTGCGCTCGATGCTGACGATGCTGGGGATGATCTTCGGCGTGGCGGCGGTGGTCGCGATGCTGTCGATCGGCGCCGGGGCGCAGCAGGAAGTGATGTCCTTCATCGAGCAGCTCGGGGTCCGCAATCTGATCGTCGAAGCACGCGAGGCCCCCGATAACCAGACCCTGCAGAAGACTCGAAAGCTGTCGGCCGGCCTGTCGTTCCAGGATCTGCGGATCATCCAGTCGAACCTCGACGGCATCTCGGCGGCGAGCGCGCGGAAGCGGTTCACCCCGTCGAAGCTGGCGCCCAAGCCGCTCGCCGGCGATTCTCCTGCCGTCTACGGCGTCTCGCCGGACTACCAGGCCATCGCCAACCTGAAGGTCGCCTCGGGCCGCTTCTTCGTTGCGGCGGAGACGACGGCGGCGGCGCCCGTCGCCGTGCTCGGCGAGGCGGCAGCGGCATCGCTGTTCGGCACCGACGACCCGATCGGCAAGTACGTGAAGGTGAACGATCAGTGGTTTCGCGTCATCGGCATTGCCGGTCCGCAGCTCACCGTGCAGTCGGACGTCGCCGGCATCCCGGCGCAGGATCGCAACAATCTGATCTATGTCCCGCTCTATTCGTCGGTCTTCCGGCTCGAGGACGGCCAGAGCGCGCAGAAGGACGAGATCGACGGCATCTATCTGCAGATGCGGCCCGGCGCCGACGTGCCCGGCGCGGCGGCGATGCTGCGCGGCATCCTCGACGTCGCCCACCGCGGCGCCGGCGATTTCACCATCGTGTCCCCGGCGGAGCTGCTCGCCGAGCAGCGGCGCACGCAGCGCATCTTCGAGATGGTGATGGTGGCGATCGCCTCGATTTCGCTCCTGGTCGGGGGCATCGGCATCATGAACATCATGTTGGCCAGCGTGCTCGAACGGACCCGAGAGATCGGCGTGCGGCGCGCCATCGGCGCCCGTCAGAAGGACGTCGTGCGTCAGTTCCTGATCGAGACGACGATCATCTCGCTGACCGGGGGGGTCGCGGGCATTCTGCTCGGGGTCGGGCTGTCGCAGCTGATCGGCGTCCTCGCCGGCTGGTCGACGATCGTGACCACCGCCTCGATCGTGCTGGCATTTGGGGTCTCGGTCTTCATCGGCATCGTCTTTGGCCTGTATCCGGCCGTGCGAGCCTCCCGGCTGGACCCGGTCAAGGCCCTTCACTATGAGTGA
- a CDS encoding peptidylprolyl isomerase, producing the protein MLLAATFLVAWLAALPLQALRPGAPKPQAKAAGSFQTTLSVPQMTGKQAVIDTSMGTVVIDLRPDLAPNHVGYLMKLAGEQVFDGTIVHRVVRDGIIQGGDPLTRDPAKKAQYGTGGLGVLKAEVSAEPFTRGVVAAALRPDQPDSGGSQFFICVSDQPALAGQFSIFGRVSEGLEVARRISELPADDRKEPLDRVTIRSLTIRDAPSPEPVPFAGESPDQLAQHRAVIETTQGTITVAFNPEKAPEHVRNFLQLAQAGVYDGTAFHRVVRGFVEQAGVVASRSAPLSEKQQARVHALQPEFNDIKHVKGIVSMARGDDPASASTSFFIVTGPAPSLDGKYTVFGRVVDGMDVVNRIDAAPVNGEDPVTRIEITKVRIQ; encoded by the coding sequence ATGCTCTTGGCCGCGACCTTCCTGGTCGCGTGGCTGGCAGCTCTACCGTTACAGGCACTGCGCCCGGGCGCGCCAAAGCCACAGGCAAAGGCGGCCGGCTCGTTCCAGACAACGCTGAGCGTGCCCCAGATGACCGGCAAGCAGGCCGTGATCGACACGTCGATGGGGACGGTCGTGATCGACCTGCGTCCCGATCTCGCGCCCAATCACGTCGGATACCTGATGAAGCTGGCCGGTGAGCAGGTGTTCGACGGTACGATCGTCCACCGGGTCGTTCGCGATGGCATCATTCAGGGCGGGGACCCGCTCACCAGGGACCCGGCCAAGAAGGCCCAGTACGGCACGGGTGGCCTCGGGGTGCTGAAGGCGGAGGTGAGCGCCGAGCCCTTCACCCGCGGCGTCGTCGCAGCAGCGCTCCGGCCGGATCAGCCGGACAGCGGCGGCTCGCAGTTCTTCATCTGCGTGTCGGACCAGCCGGCGCTGGCAGGGCAGTTCTCGATTTTCGGCCGCGTCAGTGAAGGGTTGGAGGTGGCGCGCCGGATCTCGGAGCTCCCGGCCGACGACAGGAAGGAGCCGCTCGACCGCGTCACGATTCGCAGCCTGACGATCCGTGACGCCCCGTCGCCCGAACCGGTACCCTTCGCCGGCGAATCGCCCGATCAGCTCGCCCAGCATCGGGCCGTGATCGAGACCACGCAGGGGACCATCACCGTCGCCTTCAATCCGGAAAAGGCGCCGGAGCACGTGCGCAATTTCCTGCAGCTGGCGCAGGCGGGCGTCTACGACGGCACGGCGTTCCACCGCGTCGTGCGCGGTTTCGTGGAGCAGGCGGGCGTGGTCGCCTCGCGGTCTGCGCCGTTGAGCGAGAAGCAGCAGGCGCGCGTGCACGCGCTGCAGCCCGAGTTCAACGACATCAAGCACGTCAAGGGCATCGTCTCCATGGCGCGCGGCGACGATCCCGCCAGCGCCAGCACGTCGTTCTTCATCGTCACGGGGCCGGCGCCATCGCTCGACGGCAAGTACACCGTTTTCGGCCGCGTCGTCGACGGCATGGACGTCGTCAACAGGATCGACGCGGCGCCGGTGAACGGCGAGGATCCCGTGACGCGTATCGAGATTACCAAGGTTCGGATTCAGTAA
- a CDS encoding NYN domain-containing protein, which produces MAETRLKIAVFIDFDNIEIGVKNTLNATFDVGVVLEALRERGDVVSKTAYGDWTRAGDYSRSLTQHATKLVQRNLTPGGDKNGADINLALDALEMAFTHAHINAYVIVGGDSDFISLVEKLKQYDKQIFVVGGRSFTSHVMQRNCHEFIAYENLIGGRRGERGRGPSGPMGSQQIDQVVPLVRRALKVLSDREVTPQLGLLKSTLLQLDSTFSERTYSAGSFRDFAEKLAAAGVVTLKEAGRNVLVELRESGHHQLPAQEAPAPAPVAPSAPVDGGNGHHRQSHPAHPPSQSQPSPAQPSHGQPHGQQAQPQGQPRAAEAVAEVKRLFAMGQQPPRWPMYLRQVKQYLRSVDQSFDERKFGFNSLNDLLRACQRDGLFRMERDRQGVIRFFQGTAIKEAGVSAAARGINQADIEAAERLAAQAEAEMAAAEAGETDVIDGDVVRDTETPAIVDVEVVATTKARRKAKDTKEPKEPKQPKESRARKTAPKPRSSSRKKASAEA; this is translated from the coding sequence ATGGCAGAAACACGTCTCAAAATTGCAGTCTTCATCGATTTCGACAACATCGAGATTGGCGTCAAGAACACTCTCAACGCGACGTTCGACGTTGGCGTCGTGCTCGAGGCGCTGCGCGAGCGCGGCGACGTCGTCAGCAAGACGGCGTACGGCGACTGGACGCGCGCCGGCGACTATAGCCGGTCGCTCACCCAGCATGCGACCAAGCTGGTGCAGCGAAATCTCACCCCTGGCGGCGACAAGAACGGCGCCGACATCAACCTGGCGCTCGACGCCCTCGAGATGGCGTTCACCCACGCGCACATCAACGCCTACGTCATCGTCGGCGGCGACAGCGATTTCATCTCGCTGGTCGAGAAGCTGAAGCAGTACGACAAACAGATCTTCGTCGTCGGCGGCCGTTCGTTCACCAGCCACGTGATGCAGCGCAACTGCCACGAGTTCATCGCCTACGAGAACCTGATCGGCGGCCGCCGCGGCGAGCGCGGCCGCGGTCCGTCGGGCCCGATGGGCTCGCAACAGATCGATCAAGTGGTGCCGCTCGTGCGGCGCGCACTCAAAGTGCTGTCGGACCGCGAGGTGACGCCGCAGCTCGGGCTGCTCAAGAGCACGCTGCTGCAGCTCGATTCGACGTTCTCGGAGCGGACCTACAGCGCCGGCAGCTTCCGTGATTTCGCCGAGAAGCTCGCCGCCGCCGGCGTGGTCACGCTGAAGGAAGCCGGACGCAACGTGCTCGTCGAGCTGCGCGAGAGCGGTCATCATCAGCTTCCGGCCCAAGAGGCGCCCGCCCCTGCTCCGGTGGCGCCATCGGCGCCGGTGGACGGCGGTAACGGACATCATCGTCAGTCGCACCCGGCCCACCCGCCATCGCAGAGCCAGCCGTCACCCGCCCAGCCGTCGCACGGTCAGCCGCACGGGCAACAGGCGCAGCCGCAAGGGCAGCCGCGCGCCGCGGAAGCGGTTGCCGAAGTGAAGCGCCTGTTCGCGATGGGCCAGCAGCCCCCGCGCTGGCCGATGTATCTGCGGCAGGTGAAACAGTACCTGCGCAGCGTCGACCAGTCGTTCGACGAACGCAAGTTCGGCTTCAATAGTCTGAACGATCTGCTTCGCGCGTGTCAGCGTGACGGCCTCTTCCGCATGGAGCGCGATCGCCAGGGCGTGATCCGCTTCTTCCAGGGGACCGCCATCAAGGAAGCAGGCGTGTCGGCGGCGGCCCGCGGCATCAACCAGGCCGACATCGAAGCGGCCGAGCGGCTGGCAGCGCAGGCGGAGGCTGAGATGGCCGCCGCCGAAGCGGGTGAAACGGATGTCATCGACGGCGACGTCGTCCGCGACACCGAAACGCCGGCGATCGTCGATGTTGAAGTGGTCGCTACCACGAAGGCACGAAGGAAGGCGAAGGACACGAAGGAACCGAAGGAGCCCAAGCAACCGAAGGAGTCGCGCGCGCGGAAGACCGCGCCGAAGCCCCGCAGTTCCTCCCGCAAGAAGGCCTCCGCGGAGGCGTAA
- a CDS encoding VWA domain-containing protein, with the protein MTRQQAAAAIALGLLASPLHAQQKFSSRTLAVRVDVLVTDGRNPVAGLTAADFELRDNGVLQKIDLADPAGVPVNAVLALDTSGSLEGKRQADLVRAAEALLDDLTPADRAALTTFSHVVQPKIALTGDLPAVRAALDGIQPEGQTSVMDGAFVALASTLNQPGRFLIVICTDGSDTSSWLQPHEVLEIAKRTNAVVYPVTSADAKRSDALKQLAEATGGQMMPVKSSDELRGTFQRILSEFRSRYVLAYSPDGVPLGGFHRIEVTVPHRRVTVKARPGYVGTTEGGRLP; encoded by the coding sequence GTGACGCGCCAGCAGGCCGCGGCGGCAATCGCGCTCGGCCTGCTGGCGTCGCCCCTCCACGCACAACAGAAGTTCTCCTCCCGCACGCTCGCCGTCCGCGTCGACGTGCTCGTCACCGACGGCCGCAATCCGGTCGCCGGCCTCACCGCCGCCGACTTCGAGCTGCGCGACAACGGCGTCCTGCAGAAGATCGATCTCGCCGACCCTGCCGGCGTCCCCGTCAACGCCGTCCTCGCGCTCGATACGAGCGGCAGCCTCGAAGGAAAGCGGCAGGCGGATCTGGTCCGCGCGGCTGAGGCGCTGCTCGACGATCTGACGCCAGCCGATCGCGCCGCTCTGACGACGTTCAGCCACGTGGTGCAGCCGAAGATTGCGCTCACGGGGGATCTGCCAGCCGTCCGCGCCGCGCTCGATGGCATTCAGCCCGAAGGCCAGACGTCAGTGATGGACGGCGCGTTCGTGGCGCTGGCCTCGACGCTGAACCAGCCTGGCCGCTTCCTGATTGTCATCTGCACGGACGGCAGCGATACGTCGAGCTGGCTGCAGCCGCACGAAGTGCTCGAGATCGCCAAGCGGACCAACGCCGTCGTCTACCCGGTCACTTCGGCCGACGCGAAGCGGTCCGACGCGCTGAAGCAGCTCGCCGAGGCCACCGGCGGCCAGATGATGCCTGTGAAATCGAGCGACGAACTGCGCGGCACGTTCCAGCGCATCCTGAGCGAGTTCCGCAGCCGTTACGTGCTCGCCTATTCCCCCGATGGTGTGCCGCTTGGCGGGTTCCATCGCATCGAGGTGACGGTACCCCACCGGCGCGTCACGGTGAAAGCGCGGCCCGGGTATGTTGGAACCACCGAAGGCGGTAGGCTGCCGTGA
- a CDS encoding tetratricopeptide repeat protein — MRRFGLALAAASLLVSDAHAGTAPTQASVNALRSWITAVRSHHPGQPDSATGVIAALKYSDRLLLHPSMQLFLEGVRGLPMAIQEETQREIKDLVRVARFDEGLSPFVRRAAILHTDAAIFADRFPDPPDDAPAAAGPGSHTEAPPPLLDNERYVLHTDGRVVGDVAANWNWAFARSLLDLLLRPTVAHVGLDAAGIGTPLDRAFVADWYHAVAAYQLATRRHGDANRHLHHAAQVLPDDPRVLFDRACYAETLGLALYQVLPNDPGYGNPARRVVMRVPPPDKTDAEAEALFRRALEVDPKYAEARVRLARLLEQRGIHDEATAQIEQALASDPSQTVSFFAHLVAGRIEQSRGHDGASLDHYSAALQQYPEAQSALLGASHAAVMASDVPAALAFVATLAGRTGHGDSDPWWTYDLGAGRDVDRLVTALWAHVPK, encoded by the coding sequence GTGAGGCGTTTCGGCCTCGCGCTTGCGGCCGCGTCGCTGCTGGTCTCGGACGCGCATGCCGGGACTGCGCCGACACAGGCGTCGGTGAACGCGCTTCGCAGCTGGATCACTGCCGTCAGGAGTCATCATCCTGGACAGCCGGATTCCGCGACCGGCGTCATCGCGGCGCTGAAATACAGCGATCGCCTGTTGCTGCACCCGTCGATGCAGCTGTTTCTCGAGGGCGTCCGCGGGCTGCCGATGGCGATCCAGGAGGAAACGCAGCGGGAGATCAAGGATCTCGTGCGGGTGGCACGCTTCGACGAAGGGCTGTCGCCGTTCGTCCGTCGCGCCGCGATTCTGCACACCGACGCGGCGATCTTCGCCGACCGGTTCCCCGATCCGCCAGACGATGCTCCTGCGGCGGCGGGGCCGGGCTCCCACACCGAGGCGCCCCCACCGCTGCTGGATAACGAACGCTACGTCCTCCACACCGACGGCCGTGTCGTCGGCGATGTTGCGGCCAACTGGAACTGGGCGTTCGCACGCAGCCTGCTCGATTTGCTCCTGCGGCCGACCGTCGCGCACGTTGGGCTGGACGCCGCAGGGATCGGGACGCCCCTCGATCGCGCGTTCGTCGCCGACTGGTACCATGCCGTCGCGGCGTATCAGCTCGCCACCCGCCGTCACGGTGACGCGAACCGGCACCTGCACCACGCGGCACAGGTGCTGCCCGACGATCCTCGCGTTCTCTTCGACCGCGCCTGTTACGCGGAGACGCTCGGCCTGGCGCTCTATCAGGTCCTCCCCAACGATCCCGGCTACGGGAACCCGGCGAGAAGGGTCGTGATGCGGGTGCCCCCGCCCGACAAGACCGATGCAGAGGCCGAAGCGCTTTTCCGGCGCGCACTGGAGGTCGATCCGAAGTACGCGGAAGCGCGCGTCCGTCTGGCGCGGCTGCTCGAGCAGCGCGGCATCCACGACGAGGCGACGGCGCAGATCGAACAGGCGCTGGCCAGCGATCCGTCGCAGACGGTCTCGTTCTTCGCGCACCTCGTCGCCGGCCGCATCGAGCAGTCGCGCGGCCACGACGGTGCGTCACTCGATCATTACTCCGCCGCGTTGCAGCAGTATCCCGAAGCGCAGTCGGCGCTCCTCGGCGCCAGTCACGCGGCGGTGATGGCATCCGACGTGCCGGCGGCGCTGGCCTTTGTCGCGACGCTCGCCGGCCGAACGGGCCATGGCGACTCAGATCCGTGGTGGACGTACGATCTTGGCGCCGGCCGTGACGTCGATCGGCTCGTGACCGCGCTCTGGGCCCACGTGCCGAAGTGA
- a CDS encoding tetratricopeptide repeat protein — translation MIRAVIVALCAVLLGAAPDVRAQSLQSADALATWVNAVKAHGPGKNDRPLGFVAALKYSDRAILNSAMRLFLGAVHGQAIAGKSAAQRQVIELYRSVRVDPGLAPFLERAAILHADAAIFRDKLPDFIDDEPPASPEGGVRPGQSNRNAEPASPLLSNERAAVHRDGRVVGEASLNWHWSFARSLLDLLVANKPEYRGVKGPCRGAECAGILTSAPVIVTAADMALVAEWYHATSAYLMAAGKHADLKHHLTHAAEVLPEDARLLFDRGCLAETLGLPLYQVLPADPSYWTPVPRLRPEVPAEDRTDDEAEKLFRAAIAVDSGYAEARVRLARLLERRARLDEAAVEIDQAVAVNPGQAVAYFAHLVAGRIAQARGRAQESLGHYRAALAIFPQAQSALLGASQAAVMASDVPAATSLLARLAGRAGETEPDPWWSYDLGAGRDVDALMAALWAHVPR, via the coding sequence GTGATCCGCGCCGTTATCGTCGCGCTGTGCGCGGTGCTCTTGGGTGCCGCACCTGATGTCCGCGCTCAGAGCCTGCAGTCGGCCGACGCGCTCGCCACTTGGGTGAACGCGGTCAAGGCGCACGGGCCCGGCAAGAACGATCGTCCGCTCGGGTTCGTCGCCGCACTGAAGTACAGCGATCGCGCCATCCTCAATTCCGCGATGCGGCTGTTCCTCGGCGCCGTGCACGGCCAGGCGATCGCCGGCAAGTCGGCCGCTCAACGTCAGGTAATCGAGTTGTATCGCTCGGTTCGGGTAGATCCCGGGCTCGCGCCGTTTCTCGAGCGCGCCGCCATCCTGCATGCGGATGCCGCCATCTTCCGCGACAAGCTTCCCGACTTCATCGACGACGAGCCGCCCGCATCGCCGGAAGGCGGCGTGAGGCCTGGACAGTCGAATCGAAACGCCGAGCCGGCGTCGCCGCTCCTCAGCAACGAGCGAGCGGCGGTGCACCGCGACGGTCGGGTCGTCGGAGAAGCATCATTGAACTGGCACTGGTCGTTCGCGCGCAGCCTTCTCGATCTGCTCGTCGCGAACAAACCAGAGTACCGCGGCGTCAAGGGTCCGTGTCGCGGCGCCGAGTGCGCGGGTATCCTGACGAGCGCGCCCGTCATCGTCACCGCCGCCGACATGGCGCTTGTCGCCGAGTGGTATCACGCGACCTCCGCGTATCTCATGGCGGCCGGCAAGCACGCGGATCTGAAACACCATCTGACGCACGCCGCGGAGGTGCTGCCCGAGGACGCGCGCCTCCTGTTCGACCGCGGCTGTCTCGCCGAAACGCTGGGGCTGCCGCTGTACCAGGTACTGCCGGCGGATCCGAGCTACTGGACCCCCGTGCCGCGCCTGCGCCCAGAGGTGCCGGCAGAGGACAGGACCGACGACGAGGCCGAGAAGCTGTTTCGCGCCGCGATCGCGGTCGATTCGGGCTACGCCGAAGCGCGCGTCCGTCTGGCGCGGCTCCTCGAGCGCCGCGCGCGCCTCGACGAAGCGGCCGTGGAGATCGACCAGGCGGTGGCGGTGAATCCCGGCCAGGCCGTCGCCTACTTTGCGCACCTCGTCGCGGGGCGTATCGCGCAGGCGCGCGGCCGCGCCCAGGAGTCGCTGGGACACTACCGCGCCGCCCTGGCGATCTTTCCGCAGGCGCAGTCTGCGCTGCTGGGCGCCAGCCAGGCCGCTGTGATGGCGTCGGACGTGCCGGCCGCGACGTCGCTCCTCGCCAGGCTCGCCGGTCGCGCAGGCGAAACAGAGCCCGACCCGTGGTGGAGCTACGATCTCGGCGCCGGCCGGGACGTCGACGCACTCATGGCCGCGCTCTGGGCGCACGTCCCGCGGTAG
- a CDS encoding DNA-3-methyladenine glycosylase, translating into MSPEEFARARRLLMRRDPILAPVIRQFRGRSLLDTPAIPPFPALVRTITSQQISTKAAATIHGRLVGLMPGGVTPAALLILADEELRGAGLSRQKSAYLRDLATKVQSGELPVDALHELSDDEIIEAIVTVKGLGRWSAEMFLMFRLRRPDVLPVDDLGIVNAIQRLYKLRTRPKADRIRKIGEAWRPYRTVACWYLWRSLESEP; encoded by the coding sequence ATGTCTCCGGAAGAATTCGCCAGGGCACGCCGCCTGCTGATGCGGCGCGACCCGATTCTCGCGCCGGTCATCCGCCAGTTTCGTGGCCGCTCGCTCCTCGACACGCCTGCCATCCCACCTTTCCCCGCATTGGTGCGGACCATCACCTCGCAGCAGATTTCTACGAAAGCCGCGGCGACCATCCACGGCCGTCTCGTCGGCCTGATGCCGGGCGGGGTGACGCCCGCGGCGCTGCTCATCCTGGCCGACGAGGAGTTGCGCGGCGCCGGCCTCAGCCGTCAGAAGTCTGCGTACCTGCGCGATCTCGCCACCAAGGTGCAGAGCGGCGAACTTCCGGTCGATGCGCTGCACGAGCTGAGCGACGACGAGATCATCGAGGCGATCGTCACGGTGAAGGGACTCGGCCGATGGTCGGCCGAGATGTTCCTGATGTTCCGGCTGCGCCGGCCCGACGTGCTGCCGGTCGATGACCTGGGCATCGTCAACGCCATCCAGCGGCTGTACAAGCTGCGCACGCGGCCGAAGGCCGATCGGATCAGGAAGATCGGCGAAGCCTGGCGGCCGTATCGGACGGTGGCGTGCTGGTATCTCTGGCGCAGTCTCGAGAGCGAGCCCTGA
- a CDS encoding helix-turn-helix transcriptional regulator, with protein MTLAQKLRQLRQLEGDLRGLGRELTQSELGRAIKAELGQPISQSYLSLIENGSRRHLSNGSRQLLAKFFKVHPGYLVSDPPGFHTELTSEVASTETKLDRWLVDGATRFASDPALSAALERLAAHAETRRCLVLLGEMISMPGLVDRLSETLVPEERS; from the coding sequence ATGACCTTGGCCCAAAAGCTTCGGCAGCTTCGGCAACTCGAAGGCGACCTCCGTGGGCTGGGCCGCGAGCTCACGCAGTCGGAGCTCGGGCGCGCCATCAAGGCGGAGCTCGGTCAGCCGATCAGCCAGTCGTATCTGTCGTTGATCGAAAACGGTTCACGCAGGCATCTGTCGAACGGATCGCGGCAGCTGCTGGCGAAGTTCTTCAAGGTGCATCCTGGCTATCTCGTCAGCGACCCCCCCGGATTCCACACCGAGCTGACGTCCGAGGTCGCGTCCACGGAAACGAAGCTCGATCGATGGCTGGTGGACGGCGCCACGCGGTTTGCGAGCGATCCGGCGCTCAGCGCCGCGCTCGAGCGCCTCGCCGCGCACGCCGAGACGCGACGCTGTCTGGTTCTGCTGGGCGAAATGATCTCGATGCCGGGTCTCGTGGACCGGCTGTCGGAAACGCTCGTGCCGGAGGAACGTTCATGA
- a CDS encoding SPFH domain-containing protein produces the protein MGVQAMSVQFWVIVGLMVLAIALLGSFLASLYRKAGPHEALIVYGFRGTRIVKGHGTVIFPMIESCRELSLELMSFDVAPAQDLYTKQGVAVTVEAVAQIKVKSDVQSIQTAAEQFLTKTPDQRESLIKLVMEGHLRGIIGQLTVEQIVKEPEMVAERMRGTCADDMNKMGLEVVSFTIKEVRDKNDYIVNMGRPDVARIKRDADVAAAEADRDTAIRRALATRESAIAKAQADQERVLAETLSQAKQAEAQRDLEIKRATYTETVKRQEAQADKAYEIQTNVMQQQVVAEAVRVQQIEREAQIKVQEAEILRREKELIATVLKQAEMEKQRITVLAEAEKNRLTVEAEGVASATRARGEAEADIIFKKGDAEARAMNVKAEAYQEYNQAAVIDKLLTSMPDIVAALAAPLSKVDKITIVSTGAGGSTGMHKITSDMTEIAAQVPALVEALSGVPMSDLLSKVRKLGDKPAGV, from the coding sequence ATGGGTGTTCAGGCGATGAGTGTCCAGTTCTGGGTGATCGTCGGGCTCATGGTGCTGGCGATCGCGCTGCTCGGATCGTTTCTGGCATCGCTGTATCGCAAGGCGGGACCGCACGAGGCGCTGATCGTCTACGGCTTCCGTGGCACCCGCATCGTCAAGGGGCACGGCACGGTCATCTTTCCGATGATCGAGTCGTGCCGTGAGCTGTCGCTGGAGCTGATGTCGTTCGACGTCGCGCCGGCGCAGGACCTCTATACGAAGCAGGGCGTCGCGGTGACGGTCGAGGCGGTCGCGCAGATCAAGGTCAAATCCGACGTGCAGTCGATTCAGACCGCGGCGGAGCAGTTCCTGACCAAGACACCGGATCAGCGCGAGAGCCTGATCAAGCTGGTGATGGAAGGCCACCTGCGCGGCATCATCGGTCAGCTCACCGTCGAGCAGATCGTCAAGGAGCCGGAGATGGTCGCCGAGCGGATGCGCGGCACCTGCGCCGACGACATGAACAAGATGGGGCTGGAAGTGGTGTCCTTCACCATCAAGGAAGTCCGCGACAAGAACGACTACATCGTCAACATGGGCCGACCCGACGTGGCGCGGATCAAGCGCGACGCGGACGTCGCCGCCGCCGAGGCGGACCGCGACACCGCGATCAGGCGCGCGCTGGCGACGCGCGAATCGGCGATTGCCAAGGCGCAGGCCGACCAGGAGCGCGTGCTGGCCGAAACATTGTCGCAGGCCAAGCAGGCGGAAGCGCAGCGCGACCTCGAGATCAAGCGCGCCACCTACACCGAGACGGTGAAGAGGCAGGAAGCGCAGGCCGACAAGGCCTACGAGATCCAGACCAACGTGATGCAGCAGCAGGTGGTCGCCGAAGCCGTCCGCGTGCAGCAGATCGAGCGCGAGGCCCAGATCAAGGTGCAGGAGGCGGAGATCCTGCGCCGCGAGAAAGAGCTGATCGCGACCGTCCTGAAGCAGGCGGAGATGGAGAAGCAGCGGATCACCGTCCTCGCCGAGGCCGAGAAGAACCGGCTCACGGTCGAGGCCGAAGGCGTCGCGTCGGCGACCCGCGCCCGCGGCGAGGCCGAGGCCGACATCATCTTCAAAAAGGGAGACGCCGAGGCGCGCGCCATGAACGTCAAGGCCGAGGCCTACCAGGAGTACAACCAGGCCGCGGTCATCGACAAGCTGCTGACGTCGATGCCCGATATCGTGGCCGCGCTCGCCGCGCCGCTGAGCAAGGTGGACAAGATCACCATCGTCTCCACGGGCGCCGGCGGATCGACCGGCATGCACAAGATCACCAGCGACATGACCGAAATCGCCGCGCAGGTGCCGGCGCTCGTCGAGGCGCTTTCCGGCGTCCCGATGTCGGATCTGCTTTCCAAAGTCCGCAAGCTCGGCGACAAGCCGGCGGGGGTGTGA
- a CDS encoding PspA/IM30 family protein, with the protein MAVLERVATLIRANLNDLIDRAEDPEKMIKQVIVDMENQLLQVKTQVAISMADHHLLQKKQAEQADKAAEWMRKAELAVDKGQDDLARAALERYQSFTKMADSYSQQIADQKQQVDALRRALEQLDQKLVEARQKSDVLIAQHRRARALERASDAQLVMTGTGPAAGFDRMQRKVMHSEAVSQAKSALVADDVDRRFEQLEKDDEIGRLLNALKARRTAS; encoded by the coding sequence ATGGCAGTACTCGAACGCGTTGCGACGCTGATTCGCGCCAATCTCAACGATCTCATCGATCGGGCCGAAGACCCGGAGAAGATGATCAAGCAAGTGATCGTCGACATGGAGAATCAGCTCCTGCAGGTGAAGACGCAGGTCGCCATCTCGATGGCCGATCATCACCTGCTCCAGAAAAAACAGGCGGAGCAGGCCGACAAGGCGGCCGAGTGGATGCGCAAGGCGGAGCTCGCCGTCGACAAGGGGCAGGACGACCTGGCGCGCGCCGCGCTCGAGCGCTATCAGAGCTTCACGAAAATGGCCGACAGCTACAGCCAGCAGATCGCCGATCAAAAACAGCAGGTCGACGCGCTGCGCCGCGCACTCGAACAGCTCGACCAGAAGCTCGTGGAGGCGAGACAGAAAAGCGACGTGCTCATCGCGCAGCATCGCCGCGCCCGCGCGCTCGAGCGCGCCAGCGACGCGCAGCTCGTCATGACGGGCACAGGTCCGGCCGCCGGCTTCGACCGCATGCAGCGCAAGGTCATGCACAGCGAGGCCGTCAGCCAGGCGAAGTCGGCGCTCGTCGCCGACGACGTGGACCGGAGATTCGAACAGTTGGAGAAAGACGACGAGATCGGCCGGCTGCTCAACGCGCTGAAGGCGCGCCGCACCGCCTCGTAG